One genomic segment of Ipomoea triloba cultivar NCNSP0323 chromosome 9, ASM357664v1 includes these proteins:
- the LOC116029672 gene encoding uncharacterized protein LOC116029672 → MEHHRHFLMFKLDKFDDWKVRMHAHLSAMHDEMWDVITDGPIQILQVNPNRIPTDPTSPEMIPKEKSLLTTEERTRVNLDNIAKDILYKALDESLFPRVRKCKNAKDIWDVLMLIGDAEEQENENKLTIAMKKFEDFKLNPKESKTDMEARFIKLLMEINDLDEKKLSQKEINLKILRGLPKSWEMKVVAMRDHRDLKTTSTTQIFSDLKAYEFEKETLNDEEPETRNIALIANHQPSSSTPRSNTNSSPDLFTDDQFALFMRKFKRFMRKFKRFMRKNQSYDNSDKARRAKYRSSDKTSGSRTQEKDETQMLCYNCRKPRHFKAECPYPIVKKHQDEHNYRKNSGNYHNPKNAPNDADEEPNKNQKNDRRRKALAVEEKLGDKNDESCTSSSSLESDSSEDEKGLLCLFSQEDSDEELCLMAEEEEVTSQNHSSNYSSESTYHENPREAFERMMKSFDDIEDSHFKLKEENAQLLAERQDLEDLKSKNAEMLESIS, encoded by the coding sequence atggaacatcataggcATTTTCTCATGTTTAAATTGGATAAATTTGATGACTGGAAAGTTCGTATGCATGCTCACTTGTCTGCCatgcatgatgagatgtgggacgtGATCACTGATGGACCCATCCAAATATTACAAGTGAACCCCAATCGTATTCCTACTGACCCAACATCACCAGAGATGATCCCTAAGGAGAAATCCTTGTTGACCACCGAAGAGAGAACCCGAGTAAATCTCGACAACATAGCCAAGGATATACTCTACAAGGCTCTGGACGAATCATTGTTTCCtagagtaagaaagtgcaagaaTGCTAAAGACATCTGGGATGTACTTATGCTCATAGGTGATGCAGAGGAACAAGAGAATGAGAACAAGTTAACAattgccatgaagaagtttgaagattTCAAACTCAATCCAAAGGAGTCCAAAACTGACATGGAAGCTCGGTTCATAAAGTTACTGATGGAGATCAACGATCTTGATGAGAAAAAGCTAtcacaaaaggagataaacTTGAAGATTCTCCGAGGACTACCCAAAAGTTGGGAGATGAAAGTAGTAGCCATGCGCGATCACAGAGATCTCAAAACAACGAGCACTACTCAGATCTTCAGTGATCTGAAAGCCTACGAGTTTGAGAAGGAAACACTAAATGATGAAGAACCCGAGACAAGGAATATAGCCTTAATCGCAAATCATCAAccttcatcatcaacaccaaGGTCGAATACTAATTCCTCGCCTGATTTATTCACTGACGAtcagtttgctttgtttatGAGAAAGTTCAAAAGGTTCATGAGAAAGTTCAAAAGGTTCATGCGAAAGAATCAATCCTATGACAACTCGGACAAGGCAAGAAGAGCGAAGTACCGAAGTAGTGATAAAACAAGCGGATCCAGAACACAAGAGAAAGATGAAACTCAAATGCTATGCTACAACTGCCGAAAACCTAGACACTTTAAGGCAGAATGTCCATATCCTATAGTCAAGAAGCATCAAGACGAGCACAACTACAGAAAGAATTCGGGAAATTATCATAACCCGAAGAATGCACCAAATGATGCTGACGAGGAGCCAAACAAGAATCAGAAGAATGATAGGCGAAGGAAGGCTCTAGCTGTAGAAGAAAAGTTAGGAGATAAGAACGACGAGTCATGCACGTCTAGCTCCAGCTTAGAGAGTGACAGTTCGGAGGATGAGAAGGGACTACTGTGTCTCTTCAGTCAAGAGGACTCAGATGAAGAGTTGTGCCTTAtggcagaagaagaagaggtaacTTCACAAAACCACTCATCTAATTATAGTTCCGAATCCACATATCATGAAAACCCTAGGGAAGCAttcgaaagaatgatgaagagtTTTGATGATATTGAGGATTCACACTTCAAGCTTAAAGAAGAGAATGCTCAGCTATTggcagaaagacaagatctcgaggacTTAAAGTCCAAAAATGCTGAGATGCTTGAATCTATAAGCTAG